CACGTCATTTCGTGGAGgctgtgacactcaaaaaaatgtaaccaCTGACTTACATATGTCTCTTtaacaatgtaagtctatggggcAGTCTTTTTGAGGCCCAACATCACATGATGGACCCAGACATTGTGATTCCATATTTGGCCACTGTGTGAAATTAGCCTCTAAGCTTGGCGCCGTGGGCTTggttttcagtctttgtgcaaAGCTAAGGTGGCTAACGACAGGTACAGGATTTAATAATAGGGACTGCCCGATTGCCTGGGGCAGGTAAATTACTGTCGGGCTAGTAATATAGCAACTCACTTGCCTAATCGGGCAAGTGGTAAAAAAGAATTAAACCCATTGTTTTTTCCAGAGCTGATGATGGAGGTAGTTACAGAGTGAGCCATCTTACTTACTTCTTATCCTATTTGAGAGTTGCACACGTGCAGTAGCCTACTGTTTTGGCACTTGCAAGAAAATGACGGTGGGTAAAGACTACGTTTATGAGCTAAAGCACAAGTGAGCATTTTTAATTATCCTGGAAACAGCAGTTCTGGTGGGTGGTGTTAGAGGATGTGGGCAAAACTCCATGTATGTATTGCACAGGAGTGTGGACTTCTTTGTATGTGTTAATACAAAGAAGTCCACACGCACATCCAAACCTAAAAACGGGCAGGTGCTGAGCCGAAAACAGTGCATACAAAAGAAGATTAAAACAGTTGGCACACTGCAATTTACTGAGGGTAGGTAGATTTCTGACCTGCTTGCTTGACCAggcaagtgaaaaaataataataataatgatgttgAACCCTGAGGTAGCTTAATTTTTTCATACAgatattaaaatgttaatattcTTGATTAAAATGTCTAACTTTCCCAGACTTTGACAAAGCTATGAATCCTCCTGCAGTTAAGCTGCTCTTTGAGGACCAGAATACAGAGATTGTTTCGGGAAGCTCTGGAGTCGTGCCGGGCAGTGCCATAACAGTCAGATCCTCATGCTGGCtaataaaaattacaataaaaactCTCATCCCTGGAGTCAGAGCGAGAGCCCAGAGTGACTGGTTGTTGGGGGCTGAAACAAGAGGTCTGCATGTCTGCGTCCTCTCTCAAACCCCCACCTCCTGGTTGTCATTTGCATTATTGAAAGGAGGACCGGAGATGCTGACATCATGACGCACTACTCTAAACCAGATGGGGTGTAGGCCGTTTTGAAATGAGAGGTGAGGGGAAATTCCCCCATTGAGCAGCTGTGAGATTGATAAACCAGGGGGAAATGTTTTCTCTCACCTCACAGTCAAACACGGCCTTTAGTTTGCTGTTCAGTGAATCATAATAGTGGTCTGGTTTTAATAATCAGTGCAAAATGCAAAGAGCAGCACAGACATGTTTGTTTCGAAAATACTGTATCATACGCTGTCTTTCTTGATaagagaggagagggtggaAGGAATATGGACAGATGGCAGAGAGGAAAACCTATAACCACTAAAACCTATTTGCAGATGACACCCAACTCTGTGTAACAGTTCATCTTGTTCACCTTTACCACCTTGAAAACTGCATCAATTTGTGGATAACAGAAAATTTCCTCTAAATGAGATTCTAAATAGTGATCCAAGTCAGCAAAGAGGGAAACTGTGTGTATAATTTATTACATCATCCCAGCACATTACACCTCAGGCAAGAAGTCtgactgattttattttccagCCACATGTAAGAAAACATAACTACAACAAAAACCTGTTATTGAAACATCACTGCCAAGATCAGACCTGCAAGCTTCTGCATGTTCGTTACTACTATTAGGCTCATCAGTGCACTGTTTACAGGTCTTTaagctagggctgggcgatataacgaCTATGTACGATATATATCGATTAATTTTTaagcaagatatagatttagacaataCTGTTAATATTGATATAGAGCCAAGTTGCGTTACAGAACGCTGTTCTTCCAAAAGGCCatgccagtgtgcatctctcctctctatcTCCACACAGCTCCGCCCCATCATCTccgaaccaacaacacgtccaaccttaaagcagatgggctacagcagcagaaggccacaccaggtgccactcctgtcagctaagaacaagaaactgaggctacagttcacacaggctcacaaaactggacaatagaagattggaaaaacattgcctggtctgatgagtctcgatttctgttgcaacattcagatggtagggtcagaatttggtgtaaacaacatgaaatgcTGACCATGTCCATCCCTTTGTGaaatggtgcgttatcctgctggaagtagccatcagaagatgggtacactgtggtcataaagctcagatcatctcaaactggtttcttcaacatgtaaatgtaaataatgattttaaaaggCTTTTATCATACACACACTATCTTTTTCAGTCAAAGTTTATGAACCTTATAGACTGAATTGTGCTcatttttgactgttttctgggTGTTTTCTTACTTAAAGACTTGTCTAAGTTTAAACTTTCATttaaatcagagaaaaaagttgtTAGGAACATCCCTAGTTTATCTAACATTTTTGTCGACAATGGATCTACCAGCCAGAGCTGCTAGCAAGGCTAAAGACTCTAAAGCCTTCTTTTTAAAGTAGGCAAACTTCTGCTAAGTCTTTGCATTACTTCATTTTTTGTGGCTGTATTTAAGTTCAACTGatattaaaattgtttttaattttgtttacaATCATTATTCCTAATATACTGGCTATTCCGTTTCACAATTACAGCAACAGAATGAGTCTTACGCACCTTTGTTGAAGATCCAGGCACCATGGGACTTGTCGCTTGAAAGTAGGTAACCTCAGGTATCCTCCCAAAACATTGCAGTCCAATGCAATTAACAATGCCAAATTCAAATGTAGGTTATGCGTGTGAGAAAGATGTTACTAATATATTCTCGTAcaatgagatttaaaaaaacaacaacaaaaaaacaactagactctttatatttctgcatgttttcCTGTAACTTCCCTTTGTTAGTTGTACCACACCCCCAACTACTACAGGTGCAGCCTATTTGACAATCAGTGGCCAAGCTGTCAATCAATATCAGTGAATCATGACTAAATAATTAATATTCTTCAAATATAAACAAGAACTGTTATTTTAGCTCCTAAACCCAATGAAAAGCAATTTAAGTTGGATTTTATGTATCAAATTTGCTACATAAATAAGGTTTATTATCATTGTTACTGTAttatctgaaaaacaaacagcacgGACCATGAGGCAAACCCTGCAGCACAAGCAATGTGGACCGGTGAAATCAAACCTCTTCACTTTATAGTGTTAAGTtaatttaatatgttttattattaatccAGTTACCAGAGGAAATAGTAGAATGATAAAAACAAGGTACCAGTAACATTGCATTTCCCTTGTATGTATTCTGATCTGCAAACTCCCCACTGGGCTTACAGTATCTTTACATCCTTATGACAGCAATGaacatcatcatcttcatcatcatccgcTCAGTATTCTTCCAAACATTCACATGTAACGGTGAAAACACATGAAGCAGTCCTTTTACAAAAGTACACAACAGACAAGTTGGAAATAAACAATGACTAAGAGATATATTTACAAGACTTTTTAGCCCGAAGTTAAAACATTAAGTAAAATCTGTgttgaaacacaacaaaaaaatcttaaaataatgcCGTGCAAAAAGTACCCACAGCAGCATCTAGTTCTCTGATGTCGGGGTAAAATGATACAACTTGTAAGGAGTGCGCTCTTCTCTAAGATAAACTGTTTTTTACCTTAACTTAAACAAATATGTGTGCACCATGTTTTCAGGCTATGTTTACAGCGTTACGAGATAAACTCCCACATTAAGACACGTAAAGGCCCCTGCTCTCCAACATGGAGGACTGTGTGATAAGAGTCTGGCTATTGTGACTGAAAGATAACAAAGTGTTGTCATTACAGAAGGTGACCTTCTTGTTCAAATATCTGGCATAAAGGTAAGTAAGGGGCAATGTCATTAACGCTTGAAAATTAATGCTTCACCATACACATACGTTTTCCAGGGTCACAGTCATCTGTATCGGCTGCAAAAGCCACGTTCAAGAAAAATATACTAGTGTTAACTGTCAAAGAGGTGAAGAGGCAGTCTGCAAAGTTTATAGTTTGGGACTTGTGTCTTAGACAATCTTACAGGCACTCAAAAACTTCTGTGACTGCTGACCTGACGAATCACATTGACCCCGCGGGGGCATCTTGGTGTAAGAGTCAAAACTGCAGAATCCCTTTGTGTACCGTTgctaagaaaaaataaaaccaatggaaaagaacagtaaaaaaaaaaccaaaagatAACACACGAATAGACAAAAAAGCACCACAGAAAACGTGGTTTCAGTTCCCAGTTTGGCGCAACTTCAGAGTGCTACACCTTCTGTGCGAGCGGCTGCGCTGACCGCCGGCCTGCCTTCATGCGACTACGTGCGTACACCCGTAAGAAAAGTGCCAAGAAAACTACCGCAACACCAAATCCACCTACTAAGGTGACGGCGTGACCGTAGAGGAAACAAGAGAGGAGGATGGCGATGGCCTGTCGCAGGGTCATAATGATGGTGAAGACTGCGGCACCAAACTGGCTGATGGTGTAGAAGATGAAGAGCTGGCCGCACGCCGAGCACACGGACAGCAAGACGGCATGGAAGGCAAACTCGGAGTGGCGTGTCATGAAGGCCAGCGAGTCGAAGAAGGCACCCTGCTCCAGCAGCGAGCCGACTGTGAAGAGGCAGGAGAACAGGTTTACCCCGAACATCATCTGCACTGACGACATCTTGTACTTGAACAGGTTGTCCTGCCAGTTGGAGGTGAAGCTGTCAAAGACAATGTAGCCGATCAGGATGACGATCCCGCTGAAGGTGGTGACGGTGGACGGGTGCTTGCTGGGTGCACTGGACAACAGGAACATGCTCACGCCCACTGAGATCAGCACGGCGGTGAAGTACTCCCAATATTCGTAGCTCTTGTGGGAGACGATCTTACCCATGAGCATGACGGGAATGACCTTCGAGGCCTTGGCCAGGACTTGAGTGGGGAAGCTGATGTACTTGAGGGCTTCGTACTGGCACCAGCTGCTCATGATGTTGGAGAGCGAGGCGAAGGAGTACTTGTACATGGGTGCTCCATGGCGAGGCTGCTTGAACAGGATGCACCACAGGCCCGATACGGTCAGAGCCAGGATACGGTTCATGAAGACCAAGAACTGAGAGTCCTTGAACTTCTCACCCTCCTCTTCTGGGGTCGTGGCGCCGTATGAACGTGTCATCACCCTCTCCTGCAGGACTCCCCATGTCAGGTACGATGCCTAAGAATAACAAAAAATGCTTTAGCTTTTTTAAAAGTAGACTTCACACAACATGGTGCTGGATGGTTCAGCTTTCTTCTGGGTATTTGTGTCACTATGAACTTGAGGCAAACAGAAGATTTGGATTTAGTGATGTCTGCTCTCACACAATGATCACAGTCATCCTTTCTCCTCTCCATACTGGCTGTGAAGTAAACACAAGTACACTGTAATCAAGACGGTGTCTTCATCCTGCTAGTTGCATGTTGCATGTCTGTTAAGGGTGTGGTGCTCTGACAACAAACCTATATGTAACTACCAGGATGTATCCTTCTGCCACAGCTCTGCAAGTCAACACTCTCCAGGGAAACACAAAGATGGAGTGCTGTGCTAAAAAGGCTTTGGAGGATACCCACTTGATTTCGCTGACTTTAAATTAAACAGCCAAATTTATGAACACATTTGTATTTGTGGCCTGAAGCTCTGTTTgggtctccaccacctcctgtcTGGCTCCTTAGATACTAAATGTTGATGCTTATCTTAAGCCCttcttatgttgtgttcacaccaaatgtgATGCGAATTTCGCATTACTCACGTGAGTTTGaacactagaatattttgtgttgactcactTTATACATGTGAATAAATCACATCATGTGCGTAAAATCACTGAATCAATGACTGAACTTCCGCCAGTATCTCCTTGGCATCATACGTCactggaggatctcaatgctgattagCTATCGCGGCATAAATTGGTCCCTGAATTTctgattttgacatttttggttgccatttttcttctttgagttagctgctcaCTGCTACTACCTTTTTAAGTCTCCCAGTGGTGAGCTTTTGAACATAACACGCCGTCCAAACTGCCAGCTATCCCTTCACACAAACTTCAATTTGACACTGTTACTGCCTCCATTGACGGCTTAAAAGCGAGAGATCTCTGTCCCCCATCCTATGAATGTACCTTTTATACAAAACAGTGAGGAAGAATAACCACGCAActtcccgccttgaacaggtAGTGTAAAAGGGGCCCATATAGCTGAGGTTGTCTGCAGACCTGGGCAATAATTCTGTGTGGGTTTGTTGCTATGagtgaccactttatcactggATGTAGTCATTGGGTTCACTGTTAATATGAAAACATTGATTAGTGTAGCTTTAGGATGGGCCTATCCTTTACTGTAGAGCTTGAGTTCATAGATTGTAAAGTAACTGGCTTGCACCAGTGTCTGTTAACCAGCACCTCCCTCTATACAAACTTCACTTAAGCGTCTTTTTAAACAGCAATGAGATGAGAGAAgctcaaactgtaaaacaaacagaaaactactCCCTCTACAGCtgcacaaacaaaagaaaacattatatgTAATTTTAAAGATTAGACTACAATGACTGTAGGAGGATCCTCACCTGAAGTCCGGCTGCACAAAAGATTAATTTGACGACCTGTTTGACTGACGACCCCGAATCACCCTCGTTCCTGGGTGCTACTGACACATCATCTAACAGACCTGTTTTGGCTTCGCTGCCAAACACACAGGTCTTTATGACAGGGAAGCAAATCCCACTacctgaaaga
The sequence above is drawn from the Epinephelus moara isolate mb chromosome 12, YSFRI_EMoa_1.0, whole genome shotgun sequence genome and encodes:
- the slc35b2 gene encoding adenosine 3'-phospho 5'-phosphosulfate transporter 1, coding for MPSFSWRVWPALVLLLFPSTVAAEESSLLEGWHDVWLFRFLVNMLGYSSIIIPGYFLISYFKRTNYLETGSGICFPVIKTCVFGSEAKTGLLDDVSVAPRNEGDSGSSVKQVVKLIFCAAGLQASYLTWGVLQERVMTRSYGATTPEEEGEKFKDSQFLVFMNRILALTVSGLWCILFKQPRHGAPMYKYSFASLSNIMSSWCQYEALKYISFPTQVLAKASKVIPVMLMGKIVSHKSYEYWEYFTAVLISVGVSMFLLSSAPSKHPSTVTTFSGIVILIGYIVFDSFTSNWQDNLFKYKMSSVQMMFGVNLFSCLFTVGSLLEQGAFFDSLAFMTRHSEFAFHAVLLSVCSACGQLFIFYTISQFGAAVFTIIMTLRQAIAILLSCFLYGHAVTLVGGFGVAVVFLALFLRVYARSRMKAGRRSAQPLAQKV